TACTTGATCAAGGACCCATTCTACACACGTTTCGGAAACTCACCAACCTCGATGCCCTAGACCTCTCATTTAATAATTTTAGAGGTGAATGGGAGTTGGATGCATTGTTATCAAGCCTCGCAAACCTTACAGAACTCAGTCTTACCAGTAGTGGTTTATCTGTCATGACTAACACTGTCAATCGTGATGCCAACCATGGTGTTATATTCTTAGATTTAGCCTTTTGTAACGTAAAGGTGTTCCCTGAGTCCTTACGAGCCATGAAAGATCTTGTAGGTTTAAATCTATCTAATAATCTTATAAGAGGTGACATTCCTGAATGGGCAACTCAGATGGGTGGAAATGGGCTGGATAGTTTAGATCTCTCAAATAACTCGATAACAGGCTTGCCTCAGCGTCTATGGGAGGGACCAAGTGAATTGTATCTACAGTCCAACGAAATTCAAGGACCTTTTCCTCTTTCCATTTGCAGCATGAGACAATTAACATATCTGGATATGTCCAATAACAACTTTGGTGGAGTGATCCCATCGTGCGTGGGAAACGTTATTGTCTCTGCTCTTACTATTAATTTGGGGAACAATCATTTTCAAGGAACTATTCCAAATGTATACGAGAACTGTCAATGGTTACAAGGGCTGTTTTTTAATGGAAATCAGTTAGAAGGGGAGATTCCACGCTCGTTGTCCAAATGTCAGTTTTTGAAAGTACTTGATATCGGAAACAACCATTTAAATGGAACATTCCCTAGCTGGTTAGGAGATCTTCCAAAACTGCAAGTTCTTATCcttaaatcgaacaaatttagtggTCCCATTGTAACCTCATCGACAGTCGAATCTCAATTTCCAAGTCTGCTAGTTCTTGATTTATCTTATAATGAGTTTGTAGGCCAGCTACCACGAAAATATTTTCAAAATTTCAATGCCATGAAGAATGTGGCGAAAAACGTTACGGAATCAGAATATTTGAAATCTGGTGACGGGTATTACTCGATTGTTGTAGTGTCTAAAGGGGTGGAGCAAGTTATTCCTCAAATTTTTGTTAAATACACAATTCTTGATTTATCAAACAATAAATTTGAAGGAGAGATCCCAAAAATTATTGGAAGTCTTACTTAATTGATAGTGCTCAACTTAGCTTACAACAATCTCATTGGTCGAATCCCATTTAGTCTTGGGAAACTAACGGAAATGGAATCATTAGACTTATCTTGGAACCAAATCACAGGAGAGATCACTCGAAGCCTTGCAGACTTGACATTTCTCGGGTTCTTAAATCTCTCTCAAAAAAATCTTGTGGGCCGCATTCCACAAGGATCACAGTTCAACACGTTTGAAGGGAACTCGTTTGTAGGTAATTCAAAACTTTGTGGCCTCCCTTTGCCTAACAAGTGTGAGCGGCCATTCAAACCACAGATCGAAGCAGACAAAGATGAAGAGAGTGGGTTTACATGGAAGGCGGTGATGTTGGGATACGGTTGCGGAACACTACATGGAATAGTAATAGGATCTATAATGTTGACAACGAGAAGAGTAAAGTGGTTCAATGAAATTGCTGATGCTGGAGAGCatatgatcttgaagatccaaaacAAGAGAAGATATATGTATAACAGAAAATGAACTTAGTTTTTGAAAGTTATGTGAAATGCCTTTCATATGCATGTTATTAATTATACCTTATATCTAAAACGCATAGCTCAAATGAATAGTAACCTAAAAAGTTTCACACACCACCCccactcttttacttacttacattttagcCCCCAAAAAAAATATAATAGTTAACTTTTTGTTTTTCCCAAACTTATCACAAACTTTTTACATTTTACTATGGTTTTTacaaacttaccacaaacttttaccattttatactttaaacattaaacttctcattcattataaatcgactacatactttatatactacctaatagacaaaaacgattaatagtcaccaggggtgctttcgttctttcacttttttccccccttttccaccttttttttttaaaaaaaagcccAAGGCATAGCTCAAATGAATAGTAACCTCAAAAGTTTCACAAACCACCCCACTCTTTTACTTACTTATATTTTAGCCctcaaaaaaaataatataatagttAACTTTTTATTTTAAAGGCATAGCTCAAATGAATAGTAACCTGAAAAGTTTCACAAACTACCCCAactcttttacttacttacattttagccccccaaaaaaatatataatagttaACTTTTTGTTTTTTACAAATTTATCACAAACTTTTTACATTTTACTATAGTTTTTACAAACTtatcacaaacttttaacattttatactttaaccattaaacttctcattcattataaatcgactacatactttatatactacctaatagacaaaaacgaTTAATAGTCACCAGGGGTGCTTTCGTTCTTTCACCTTTTTCCCccccttttcaccttttttttttaaaaaaagcccAAGGCATAGCTCAAATGAATAGTAACCTCAAAAGTTTCACAAACCACCCAactcttttacttacttacattttagccctcaaaaaaatatataatagttaactttttattttttacaaagttatcacaaacttttaacattttattatggtttttacaaacttatcacaaacttttaacattttatactttaaccattaaacttctcattcattataaatcgactacatactttatatactacctaatagacaaaaacgaTTAATAGTCACCAGGGGTGCTTTCGTTCTTTCACATTTTCCCCCCTTTTccaccttttttttaaaaaaaagcccccatagtttgttcaaatattaaaatcgaccccccaaacagggggtaaagtgtcaaatactcatttttataaaaaaatttaaaaaaactacacccaaatattcaatgggccatatcttctcgctcgcaccgagttaaatttttctgaaaccatcgttaaactcgaaacaattttaggagcacactatcactaactatacgcaaatcggacactttttaaaaaacgctaaatatttgaggtacttttcatacacgtcgattttgcgttaaatttttaaaagtcgacaatttcatagtgaaacgcggagatgtacatatattgttaatttaaaataacatttaaatctttcacggattataccttttagttcgactcgagttgcgcttcaacgatatcatcgttagccacaaaataattttacaaactaaacgcaatataatacattgaaaaccgaaccccggcgcgaagcgagggttcgaacactagttatgTACTGTTATAGAAGTAACTTTTCAATTTATGCTGCAATTTTAGGCCATTAGAAATCATGTTGCATACAGTGTAAGTATGTTTAAAGAGGTGTTGATGAGTTTAGCTAGATGATTATGTGTTTATGTATGTTGTTGCATCTTAATGGTAATTCAGTATTCAGTAATTAAGTTGTTACTTTGATAAATTTATGCAGTGTGCGCATTTTTAGGCCATTTATATTAAGTTGTTGATTTGATAAACTTACTCAGTTATTTTTCTACAGTTTGCGTATGCAGGGTATGAATTTAGGCAGTGTTCGGCGCATCTGTAGGCCATTTGAAGTCTTGTATACATTCAGAGTATGATTCAGAAGTGTTGATGAGTTTATATGGTTGCAAGATGATCATGTgtgtcaaaagttcaaacgagaaccacaaaaagggcgagaactgcgagaacttttaatttacaaagattttcacatgttagtagattgaatcacccataaatgttgatggagggtaagaatgaacataaaatagtttgaaaaaacctATATTTtgcctatataatcaaatatatagtttttcGTTCACATGTGTGTATTTGTTTGTGATACATGTGAACATTTTATAAAatcaacaatttaacatgtaatttgtggtaatgaacatatgtttgttaatgatatgaacattaattaacatttgcatgtaattgttacatttaaatgcataaaaactatgaaattaaaaagtTCTCACAATTCTCgccttttttgtggttctcgtcTGAACCTGCCCCGATCATGTGTTAATGTATGTTGTTGCTTCGTAATGGTGGTAATTCAGTATTGAGTAAGTTGCGACTTTGATTAATAATGAACGTATACTGTGGTGGATCCAGGAATCTATAACCACTGATGGCAAAACTATACATAAGCTACCCAAAAACTGCACAAACATTGTTgttagatttaactaaattaattaGTAACTGTATATAAGAAACAGAAAACAAACAGTAGCAGTAACAACTTCAATTTAACCCTAAATGCAAATATTGAAGTTAAAAGTCAAATTATTTGACCCTTCAATAGTCGGATTGTGAACTTACGTGTTTTCAATGGTAGAAAAATTTTCACACCTTGGCTTTGGATGGTGTCCCAATATTCGGTTTCGGTCTCCACAATCGGACTGCAAGTTATCGGTTTGTCTGTTTTGAATTACAAACTGATCTTGTATTGAATTGAAAATATTTGATACAATTGAATTGGTTTTTTTACATGCTGCTATGAGTGTTTTTAAACACCTAAACTACAACAGCTATTTCTACTTTAAGTAGGCTCCATAACACTTTTTGGAACCACTTTTGTATAAAAGGAAAAGATGCTGTTTTGTGGTCAGATTTGTATCCGTTGGTCCAGCTGTAGATGTTCCTTGTGAATTACTAATTTGGGAGATGATGAAGTTTGCAGCTTCTGATCCTAAAGTCAAATTACCTAAAAAAAAAAGGTAATTTGACCTTGTTGACTTTTGATGCTacattctaacactccccctcaagttgaatagtgggatttCCAATATTCAACTTGCCAAGTACTTCACTGAAGAGTCTCCCATTGACAGATTTGGTGAGGATGTCAGCTAGCTGATCTTCTGTTCTGATTGATGGAAGAGAAATGATTTCGTCATCTAATTTTTGTCTGATAAAATGTCGATCAATTTCAACATGCTTAGTTCGATCATGTTGAACAGGGTTCTCTGAAATAGCGATTGCTGCTTCATTGTCACACAGGATTTGAATAGCTTCTTGTGGTGGGAAACCAATCTCTGTCAGTAGCTTTTTGATCCATAAGGCCTCCACTACCCCTTTTGCTATTCCTCTGAATTCGGATTCTGCACTTGAAAGACtaacaaccttttgtttcttacttctccaTGCAACCAAGTTACCCCCGACAATTGTGAAGAATCCGGATGTAGATTTTCTGTCCCCTTTTTCTCCACCCCAACTTGCATCTGTATATATTTTAGTCTTCAGGTGCCCATGCCTCTTAAAAACAACTCCATGGTCTGCTGTTTTCTTCAAATATCTGAGAATTCTCATTACAGCCTCCATGTGATGGACCTGTGGTTGgtgcatgaattgactcacaactccaactgcatgtgctatatcaggtcgagtgtgagcaagatagatTAATTTTTCCACTATtctttggtattgccctttatcagcCAGATCACCTTCTTCTTCCATATATAGTTTCTGATTTGGAATCATTGGTGTATCggctggtttgcaatcaatcatacctgtttctgcaagaaaatcgagaacatacttcttttgacagataaatattccctgttgggatcgtaaaACCTCAATTCCCAAAAAGTATTTAAgtctgcccaagtctttcatttcgaattctttaaataagttcaatTTTAAGTTTGAAATTTCTTCTTtgtcatttcctgttattatcatgtCATCAATGTAAatgattaaacatgtaatcagatttccttttcgtttaaaaaagagagtatgatccgagttactttgtttaaaatcgtattttttcataaataacgtaaatctcccaaaccaagcccgtgaggattgttttagcccatataaagattttttaagacgacaagcttccccatttttgaagttttcggagaatcctggaggagcttccatatagacttcttcttttaaTTCACCATGTAGAAAGACtaacaaccttttgtttcttacttcttTTAATTTCCCATGTATCACTTTTCTTGAGTGCttccatttcttcttccatcgccttCCTCCATTTTTCAGATTTTAACGCTTGTTCAACCGTGTTTGGGATTTTTTCAGAGTATAGGACAGATTGAATTTTTGTGCTTCACTTGATAGGTTTCCTAGTACTATATTGGCAATAGGATACCTTGATCTTTGATTTTCTTTTTCCGGAGAGTAACGTTTAGGTGGGACACCTCTATTTATTCGTTGTGGTAAAACATATCTTTCGTTGGTTTCAGCGGAAGTGGATTCATTATTGAGTGGTGTGTCATTAGTCTGAATATCTTCCTCATCATTTGAGGGAATTCCATTAGGTTCAATTCCATTAGGTTCAATGTTTGGTGATTCGGGACTTGGATTGGGTGATTCGGGACTCGGATTGGATGATTCGGGAGTAGAGTTAGGTGATTCGGGATTAGGATTAGGTGATTTAGGTGATTCGGGACTAGGATTAGGTGATTCAGTTTGGATATTGTGGGGCTTAGGTGTCCATGTTACCCAACTTAGAGTGTCATTACtctctttctccccctcactcgtagGTTGGGTGTTATAAAAATATTCAGTTTCGATAAAGTCACAGTTCATTGTAGTGAAGACGTGACGCTTCCTTGGACTATAACAtcgatatcctttttggtttacTCCATAACCAACCATAACACATTTTTCAGCACAGGGGTCAAGCTTAGTGCGTTCAGTCTTTGGAATGTGAACAAAAACCGAGCACCCAAAAATACGTGGTTCGATGCTTAGAGAGGTTGGTAGGGTGTGAAATTGAGATAGGGTATCTCTaggggtttttgtgcccaaaactttTGTAGGTAATCGGTTaataagataggtagcggaagcaagagcttcaGGCCAAAAACTTTTTGGAACTTTAGATTCAATTAATAaggctcttgtcatttctaaaagtaaCTGATTTTTCCGTTCGGCTACTCCATTTTGTTCGGGAGTATGGGCACAAGATGTTTGGTGAATAATACCATTACTTTCGCAAAAAAGTTTCATGGAAGTATTGACAAACTCACCTCCATTATCAGATCGTaaaatttgtatgtttttattaaactgggtttgtatcattttataaaattgAGAAAATTTTTCAAACACTTCAGATTTATGAGTCAAGAAATAAATCCATGTCATCCTTGTATGGTCATCAATAAATATCACAAAATACCGAAGGTTTTTCCCCCCCATTAACTGGAGCTGGACCCCACACATCAGAATGAATAAGAGCAAAAGGCATATCTTTCCTAGTATTACTAGGTTTAAAAGTACTGCGGTGGCTcttagccaaaatacaagtttcacagttCAAAACAATATTTGATggaaataaactaggaaataaagcatgtaaatatccGGCTGACGGGTGCCCCaatctcctatgccataaccaggcttctctcgtaggtgttccgtgagctAGTGACACGGTACCTTGTTGAGAAACCTCGTCCACATAGTACAATCCTCCCTGTTCAGTGCCACGTCCAATCAACAGTCCTGTCCGGATATCCTGCAAGATGCAGAACGTCGGATACATGAGGACTTTACAGTTTAATTCTTTTGTAATATGACTTACCGATAACAGCTTATGAGACAAAGCTGGAATATATAGACAATTAGGTAATTTAATAGTTGGTGAAATCTCAATAGTACCCCCACTTTTAACTTGAATAATTTCCCCGTTAGCCGTTTGAATTTTATTTTTCCTAGGTTTTGTTTTAAAACTAATATCTTTTTCGTCAAAAGTCATCGTGTCGGTTGCTCCACAATCTAGAATCCAAGATTTAGACTTCAAACTGTTTGAAATGATATTTGTTTCGGAAAGGTCGGTTGGTATTTTAGTTAAAAACGAGTACTTATTTTGACATGAAATAGGGTTATTAAATTTTGTTACATCTTTTGGCCTATTTAATAAACTGCCTGACCCACTAACATTTTTAACCGATTTTGGGCTGCCTAGCCCAATACACATTTGATCAGATTTATGTGTTGGGCCTTTTTTAACCTTGATCCACCCATCCCTTGTGGGCTTATTATTTTTTTTCGGCTCAATTTTAACATCCTTAAGTGGGTAACCCATATATCCATTCAATTTATTCGGTGTTAGATGAAAGGGATATCCTTTCCCTTTTTTCGAGTAATCTCCACCCACTTTTTTATTTTCCCAAAAAATCTCTTTTGATTTTGGATATCCTTTCCCTTTTACCTGGTTCCCTCTTACCCAGTTATCACCACCCACCTTTTTATTATCCCAAAAAATCTCTTTTGATTCTCTCACAGCTTCATGATCTCTATGTGTTTTCATCGGTTTATCAACTCTATGATTTATTATGCTTTCTATGTTTGAAAACAGAGAGATACACGGTTTTAGTGTTGTACCTGTGGTGGTTGCTATACCACCGAAGCCTTGATCCGTGGTGGTAGCAGTAGCTTGATCggcggtgatggtggtggttggctTGTCCACGGCTGCCGCCGCCTTTCCAGGTTTAATCCACCACTCCGGATACCCTTTGATCTCAAAACATTGTTCTATGGTGTGTCTCATCTTTCCACACCTTGAGCATTTAAGTTTTGATTTATCTATTCTTTGCAAGTTACTGTTCCGATTGGCATGGGTTAGATGATGAGGGTGTCTTTTGCCGTCATTTGCAACTAAACCAGTTGCAATATCTTGACCGGTTGAAGGACCACCCGATGATAACCCCAAGATTTGCCTATGGGCGGCCTCTTTTCGCACAGCAGCATATGCCTCCTCCGCCGTCGGTAACGGCGTTAAACGGAGGAGTTCTCTTTTGATGGCATCATGCTTTTTGTCAAGTGCATTTAAAAATTGAAAAAGCTTGTGTTCAGCACGAATTTTGTTGTACCTTGTGATGTCGGCTGCACATTCCATGGGATTTGGATCTTTGATTTCGAGGTCTCCCCAGATTCCTTGCAACCGTATCCAAAGTTCTTCGAGATTCATGTTGCCTTGCTTGATTTCGGTAGCtttaacatataaatcatatatttgtAGCTTGTCACCACCGCTACTATATGTTGTAATAAGAGCATCCCACAATAGTTTTGCTGTTGAGAAGGATGTTAGGTTGCTAGCAAGATTTGGTTCAATGTTTTGAATCAACCATGAAAAAACGATTAGATCTTCCTGTTCCCACTGTTCATAAGTTTCATGGTTGTTTTCAGGTGGGTTATGTGTCAAATGAGCAAGGAGAGCCTTGGATTTGCCTCCAATGGCTACCTTCATCATTCTTGACCATAGAGAATAGTTGGAACTGTTTAAATTCAGGCTAATTTTCAGGGTGTCTGAGATTTTGGGTTGTTAGAAACTCATATTGTTTCTCAACAAGCTAGCAAGTTGACTTGTAAGATCATTGATTTGGCTTGTGTGGGTGGATTGGACAGATGGTGGGCTGCCGCCTTCATTAGGCATGGAAGTCATTTAAATTTTGGTAGATGATTGAGCTTTTAAGAGTGTATGCTATGATCCCAGATCAGcaacaccgctctgataccatgttttgAATTACAAACTGATCTTGTATTGAATTGAAAATATTTGATACAATTGAATTGGTTTTTTTACATGCTGCTATGAGTGTTTTTAAACACCTAAACTACAACAGCTATTTCTACTTTAAGTAGGCTCCATAACACTTTTTGGAACCACTTTTGTATAAAAGGAAAAGATGCTGTTTTGTGGTCAGATTTGTATCCGTTGGTCCAGCTGTAGATGTTCCTTGTGAATTACTAATTTGGGAGATGATGAAGTTTGCAGCTTCTGATCCTAAAGTCAAATTACCTAAAAAAAAGGTAATTTGACCTTGTTGACTTTTGATGCTACATTCTAACATTGTCAAATAGTATACTGATATTTTGGACTTATAGGTTATGTATGAGAACAAGGGCAGATTGATGTACACTTTCGAGGGGACTCCTTTTGACCTATTTGAGAGGATTGTGACGATAGCAGATGTGCATAATGTAGCACCTAGAACCTCTTCAAGATCAAGAAAGAATGACGATTTTGACCTTTGTGTTGACAATGAATTGGGATTTGCAAAAGATCGCACCATAAGTCGTTATGCCCTAACTGACCCCTATTGTTGTTCGATAACTTCTCAAGAAATGTTTACATTCTTTTCTTGCACTCTCTAATAACATTAACAATCATCATCGGTGGAATTTCGACCTGTGTGTTTCTATTTTGGATTATTTGTAATCTGAAAGTCGCCAAACAAAACATTGTTAACTTGGCTGAATGTCAAACGTCTGAAAGTCATGCAGAGTGTATATTTTTACTACAtgcagtgtcataacccgtccttaaccgtaagaacgtgttagataacgtatgatttcattgcgaggtattgacctctatatgcgacatttttaaaagaaaaactgcatatattatacattacaaaccatgattcttatttttgatacaagctttggatgaaataaagatgattatcgtttagcgataatcttcgacttacaaactttacaaatgatgataacaacacgatttctagcatattttacaacacaagttcttggatatgcagtcttatttttgacacaaatatgcgtacgcaagatcctgctcaaattcaacataatgcagcggaaacttctaattatcacctgagaataaacatgtttaaaacgtcaacataaagttggtgagatataggtttagtgccggcagcaatatatatatagaccacaagatttcgtatataaacaatttaataaaaatattctaagtggttgagcacttggtaaccatacttaacaattaatcacgtcgcatattccctttaatatgaaatcttactacactgtaccaagtgtagtcacgaaacgaagtactgtgcaaccgttgaatactggtcgtccagtccggttggggttgtcaagcccgatagatctatcaacaggattcgcgtttacaataccgctgtaaatattagttaccaagctacagggaagtatgccagtggtacaactcaacgtagaatatatttttcagttacttgtgtccataacgtaaaacataaaatacatgtattctcatcccgaaatatttagagtttaaaagtgggactatatactcactttcgtcttgaagatatatatattttgacttggtctcccggttgatatcacgaacctatccatatataatatatcaataccttttctttttaaacaacgtcacatatatattcttgttatacttttaatactttttataattccttagtccgtagttagcagttcgttgttagtaattcaattttaatggttcatatttagatgtttaataaacccccaacgaaataaataaaacccccaacgtatatgtattggtcgagattaatcttgacccacggtaccggtgttgtcaaatgacgtgttgcgtatataaagtaccggtgttgtcaaatgacgtgttgcgtacaaacatgggatcttatgattaatcttctcgtgttgttt
This genomic window from Rutidosis leptorrhynchoides isolate AG116_Rl617_1_P2 chromosome 2, CSIRO_AGI_Rlap_v1, whole genome shotgun sequence contains:
- the LOC139887697 gene encoding uncharacterized protein, whose translation is MMKVAIGGKSKALLAHLTHNPPENNHETYEQWEQEDLIVFSWLIQNIEPNLASNLTSFSTAKLLWDALITTYSSGGDKLQIYDLYVKATEIKQGNMNLEELWIRLQGIWGDLEIKDPNPMECAADITRYNKIRAEHKLFQFLNALDKKHDAIKRELLRLTPLPTAEEAYAAVRKEAAHRQILGLSSGGPSTGQDIATGLVANDGKRHPHHLTHANRNSNLQRIDKSKLKCSRCGKMRHTIEQCFEIKGYPEWWIKPGKAAAAVDKPTTTITADQATATTTDQGFGGIATTTGTTLKPCISLFSNIESIINHRVDKPMKTHRDHEAVRESKEIFWDNKKVGGDNWVRGNQVKGKGYPKSKEIFWENKKVGGDYSKKGKGYPFHLTPNKLNGYMGYPLKDVKIEPKKNNKPTRDGWIKVKKGPTHKSDQMCIGLGSPKSVKNVSGSGSLLNRPKDVTKFNNPISCQNKYSFLTKIPTDLSETNIISNSLKSKSWILDCGATDTMTFDEKDISFKTKPRKNKIQTANGEIIQVKSGGTIEISPTIKLPNCLYIPALSHKLLSVSHITKELNCKVLMYPTFCILQDIRTGLLIGRGTEQGGLYYVDEVSQQGTVSLAHGTPTREAWLWHRRLGHPSAGYLHALFPSLFPSNIVLNCETCILAKSHRSTFKPSNTRKDMPFALIHSDVWGPAPVNGGEKPSFNKNIQILRSDNGGEFVNTSMKLFCESNGIIHQTSCAHTPEQNGVAERKNQLLLEMTRALLIESKVPKSFWPEALASATYLINRLPTKVLGTKTPRDTLSQFHTLPTSLSIEPRIFGCSVFVHIPKTERTKLDPCAEKCVMVGYGVNQKGYRCYSPRKRHVFTTMNCDFIETEYFYNTQPTSEGEKESNDTLSWVTWTPKPHNIQTESPNPSPESPKSPNPNPESPNSTPESSNPSPESPNPSPESPNIEPNGIEPNGIPSNDEEDIQTNDTPLNNESTSAETNERYVLPQRINRGVPPKRYSPEKENQRSSTKIQSVLYSEKIPNTVEQALKSEKWRKAMEEEMEALKKSDTWEIKRSKKQKVVSLSTW